In Streptomyces sp. SN-593, a single genomic region encodes these proteins:
- a CDS encoding ABC transporter substrate-binding protein, with protein sequence MTTRENSTFSSPTYRRVAAVAVVAAVAAPLLAGCSSSSDDSGSGDPLAGKKASGGTVVVGSNNFAESTVLAYIYGETLKAKGIKVSYKLNIGTRETTYGMMKNGTLTVLPEFNGALLSYLDPKAVAKTAAETDAAITAKLDPKLAVLSDSPAQDKDSVTVNAATAKKYHLTGSSSIADLASISKDIVIGGSPEFQTRQQGLVGLKSEYNVVPKSFKALDAGGPLTESALKNDNVQAADIFTTDPTITAEKFVTLQDPKNLFGFGNVLPLTYKSGLTQTGVDALNNVSAKLDTAKLLDLDTQVQTDKKDPLAVAQAWLKSIGITS encoded by the coding sequence GTGACAACTCGTGAGAACAGCACCTTCTCCAGCCCGACTTACCGCCGAGTGGCCGCGGTGGCGGTCGTCGCTGCCGTGGCAGCGCCCCTGCTGGCGGGCTGTTCCTCCTCCTCGGACGACAGCGGCAGCGGGGACCCGCTGGCCGGGAAGAAGGCGTCCGGCGGTACCGTGGTCGTCGGCTCCAACAACTTCGCCGAGAGCACCGTGCTCGCCTACATCTACGGCGAGACCCTCAAGGCCAAGGGCATCAAGGTCAGCTACAAGCTCAACATCGGCACCCGCGAGACCACCTACGGGATGATGAAGAACGGCACGCTGACGGTGCTGCCGGAGTTCAACGGCGCCCTGCTGTCGTACCTCGACCCGAAGGCGGTCGCGAAGACCGCGGCCGAGACGGACGCCGCGATCACCGCGAAGCTGGACCCGAAGCTCGCCGTGCTGAGCGACTCCCCGGCGCAGGACAAGGACTCGGTGACGGTCAACGCCGCCACCGCGAAGAAGTACCACCTGACCGGCTCGTCCTCGATCGCCGACCTCGCCTCGATCAGCAAGGACATCGTGATCGGCGGCTCGCCGGAGTTCCAGACCCGCCAGCAGGGCCTGGTCGGCCTGAAGTCCGAGTACAACGTGGTGCCGAAGTCGTTCAAGGCGCTCGACGCCGGCGGCCCGCTCACCGAGTCGGCGCTGAAGAACGACAACGTCCAGGCCGCGGACATCTTCACCACGGACCCGACGATCACCGCCGAGAAGTTCGTCACGCTCCAGGACCCGAAGAACCTCTTCGGCTTCGGCAACGTGCTGCCGCTGACCTACAAGTCCGGACTCACGCAGACCGGCGTGGACGCGCTCAACAACGTGTCGGCGAAGCTCGACACCGCGAAGCTGCTGGACCTGGACACCCAGGTGCAGACCGACAAGAAGGACCCGCTGGCGGTCGCGCAGGCGTGGCTGAAGTCGATCGGCATCACGAGCTGA
- a CDS encoding aromatic amino acid lyase, giving the protein MGTAPESSSYRGNEPVPARQRAAAPGAVLDGFGLDADGVALLADGVAEPAVPPEAYARAERSWHTARELAASGRIYGRDTGVGANRMVFLSDEDKDEQDLRLLRSHAGGVGALLPAREVRAMLAVRANQVLAGGSGLQPALVRAMVEALRLHVHPAVNEYGAVGTGDLTALAQTGLTLIGERPWLVDPVGPLGPELDPIGAGARGAEVLGADAATPPGALRPAGGTRGRAPGDGIPADHVPAQAEPPGVESSAPESSVPESSAAEASAAEAYGVEAYGVEPAGGDRAGAGTVGAGPGVGVRADPYPDEGPLAPLRTSATATGPAPVALQRGDGLALMSSNALALGQAALVCHDVDVLLRASHAVAALSLAAVGGSLEAYAAPVHALRPYAGTLHAAAEVRRLLGQPERPQVPARRIQDPYGFRAFPQVHGPALESVGALRRVVGVEINCPPENPLISEDGGPDGGPAVYHHGGFFAAPLGLSLDQLALAVLQTARLSAARLGHLGDPDITGLRPFLADGPAASSGIMILEYSANSALAELRAAASAPASAGHAVISRGLEEAASFASQAARQALRAAGAYRLVLACELVAAVRALRAQPTALLAADAPVRAVLASPALPAGPGDRPLTADVTAATLLLPALAAL; this is encoded by the coding sequence ATGGGAACAGCCCCTGAGTCGTCGTCGTACCGCGGCAACGAGCCCGTCCCCGCGCGGCAGCGCGCGGCGGCGCCCGGCGCGGTCCTCGACGGCTTCGGCCTCGACGCCGACGGTGTCGCCCTGCTCGCCGACGGTGTGGCCGAGCCCGCCGTCCCGCCCGAGGCGTACGCCCGGGCCGAGCGCTCCTGGCACACGGCGCGCGAACTCGCCGCCTCCGGCCGGATCTACGGCCGCGACACCGGTGTCGGCGCCAACCGGATGGTCTTCCTCAGCGACGAGGACAAGGACGAGCAGGACCTGCGGCTGCTGCGCAGCCACGCCGGCGGGGTCGGGGCGCTGCTGCCGGCCCGCGAGGTCCGCGCGATGCTCGCGGTCCGCGCCAACCAGGTGCTGGCCGGCGGCTCCGGACTGCAACCCGCCCTGGTGCGCGCGATGGTCGAGGCGCTGCGGCTGCACGTGCACCCGGCGGTCAACGAGTACGGGGCGGTGGGCACCGGCGACCTGACGGCGCTGGCCCAGACCGGGCTGACGCTCATCGGCGAACGGCCCTGGCTGGTCGACCCGGTGGGGCCGCTCGGGCCGGAGCTGGACCCGATCGGGGCGGGGGCGCGGGGCGCCGAGGTGCTGGGAGCCGACGCGGCGACGCCGCCGGGTGCCCTCCGCCCGGCGGGCGGGACCCGGGGCCGCGCGCCCGGCGACGGCATACCCGCGGACCATGTGCCCGCACAGGCGGAGCCGCCCGGCGTCGAGTCCTCCGCTCCCGAGTCGTCCGTTCCCGAGTCGTCCGCCGCCGAAGCGTCCGCCGCCGAGGCGTACGGCGTCGAGGCGTACGGAGTGGAGCCGGCCGGCGGGGATCGGGCCGGTGCGGGGACGGTGGGTGCGGGGCCCGGGGTGGGCGTGCGCGCCGATCCGTACCCCGACGAGGGCCCGCTCGCGCCGCTGCGTACCAGTGCGACCGCGACTGGCCCGGCGCCCGTCGCCCTCCAGCGCGGCGACGGGCTCGCCCTGATGAGCAGCAACGCCCTCGCGCTCGGCCAGGCGGCCCTGGTCTGCCACGACGTGGACGTGCTGCTGCGCGCCTCGCACGCCGTCGCCGCCCTCTCCCTGGCCGCGGTCGGCGGCTCCCTGGAGGCGTACGCCGCCCCGGTGCACGCGCTGCGCCCGTACGCCGGGACGCTGCACGCCGCCGCCGAGGTGCGCCGGCTGCTCGGCCAGCCCGAACGCCCGCAGGTGCCCGCCCGGCGCATCCAGGACCCGTACGGGTTCCGGGCGTTCCCGCAGGTGCACGGGCCGGCGCTGGAATCGGTGGGCGCGCTGCGCCGGGTGGTCGGCGTGGAGATCAACTGCCCGCCGGAGAACCCGCTGATCAGCGAGGACGGCGGGCCGGACGGCGGTCCCGCGGTCTACCACCACGGCGGGTTCTTCGCGGCGCCGCTGGGGCTGTCGCTGGACCAACTGGCGCTGGCCGTGCTCCAGACCGCGCGGCTGTCCGCCGCGCGCCTCGGGCACCTCGGCGACCCCGACATCACCGGACTGCGGCCCTTCCTCGCCGACGGGCCGGCGGCCAGCTCGGGGATCATGATCCTGGAGTACAGCGCGAACTCGGCGCTCGCGGAGCTGCGGGCCGCCGCTTCTGCACCCGCCTCGGCCGGGCACGCCGTCATCTCCCGCGGTCTGGAGGAGGCGGCGAGCTTCGCCTCGCAGGCCGCGCGGCAGGCGCTGCGCGCGGCGGGGGCCTACCGCCTGGTGCTCGCGTGCGAACTCGTGGCGGCCGTACGGGCGTTGCGCGCCCAGCCGACGGCGCTGCTGGCGGCGGACGCCCCGGTGCGCGCGGTCCTGGCCTCGCCCGCCCTCCCGGCCGGCCCGGGCGACCGCCCGCTCACCGCCGACGTGACCGCCGCCACCCTCCTCCTCCCCGCCCTCGCCGCGCTCTGA
- a CDS encoding DMT family transporter translates to MRPGTIAVVLVAAVAHAVWNTVSKYKRGDTVLFVWAYTCAAALLCVPVGVVPVLTGAQSLGWRLAACSAVSAALHAVYSLTLQTGYDRFELGVVYPVARGTGPVLTMLFAVLLLGERPTRIEALGAVIVVVGMVVVAGNPFRGGGGRHPLRGVLWGAATGATIAAYTLWDSYAVAKLAPVTYFTGTFLLQGLAMTPRALRRREEIPAALRTDAGPVLTVAVFSPLAYILVLTAMRTAPVALVAPLRESSIVVGSLLAWRLFHEAHLARRVLGAAIVLTGIAAISL, encoded by the coding sequence ATGCGGCCCGGCACGATAGCCGTCGTGCTCGTCGCCGCGGTCGCGCACGCGGTGTGGAACACCGTCTCGAAGTACAAGCGCGGCGACACCGTGCTGTTCGTGTGGGCCTACACCTGCGCCGCGGCGCTGCTGTGCGTCCCGGTCGGCGTCGTCCCCGTGCTCACCGGCGCGCAGTCCCTCGGCTGGCGGCTCGCGGCCTGCTCGGCCGTCTCCGCGGCCCTGCACGCGGTGTACTCCCTGACCTTGCAGACCGGTTACGACCGTTTCGAACTCGGAGTGGTCTACCCGGTCGCCCGCGGGACCGGGCCGGTGCTCACCATGCTGTTCGCCGTCCTGCTGCTCGGGGAGCGGCCGACGCGGATCGAGGCCCTCGGCGCCGTCATCGTCGTCGTGGGCATGGTCGTGGTCGCCGGCAACCCGTTCCGGGGCGGCGGCGGCCGCCACCCGCTTCGCGGGGTGCTGTGGGGCGCCGCGACCGGTGCCACGATCGCCGCCTACACCCTGTGGGACAGCTACGCGGTCGCGAAGCTGGCCCCGGTGACCTACTTCACCGGGACGTTCCTGCTCCAGGGCCTGGCCATGACCCCGCGCGCACTGCGCCGGCGGGAGGAGATCCCGGCGGCCCTGCGCACGGACGCGGGCCCGGTCCTGACGGTCGCGGTGTTCTCCCCACTGGCCTACATCCTGGTCCTCACCGCCATGCGGACCGCCCCCGTCGCGCTCGTCGCGCCCCTGCGGGAGTCCTCCATCGTCGTCGGCTCCCTCCTCGCCTGGCGGCTCTTCCACGAGGCCCATCTCGCCCGCCGCGTCCTGGGCGCCGCGATCGTCCTCACCGGCATAGCGGCGATCAGCCTCTGA
- a CDS encoding MurR/RpiR family transcriptional regulator, which yields MDNDSGNDITHRGDDPLTRWLGTVQARSGDLAASEAKVVRLLLADPLFVGTSTTAQVAARAGVSAPSVVRAARAIGYDGFTELKLAIARARGTTGFFAPPAALTEHATTSDVVGSAVRTGHDALAALAGALDPAALDEAVAAVRRAGQVLVIGAGTSAAVAADAVFRLRGLGARAAGIADHESAMIAMRLLGPDDVVIAVSSTGRTSSTVGVADAACSAGATLIAITNQYGTPLAALADIALVVGGAPLPAQMAAAGSRLAHLVVVDALAAALALRDPDRRRRAEHAGIDLPNLS from the coding sequence ATGGACAATGACAGCGGTAACGACATTACGCACCGGGGCGACGACCCGCTCACGCGGTGGCTCGGCACCGTGCAGGCCCGCAGCGGCGATCTCGCCGCGAGCGAGGCGAAGGTCGTACGACTCCTGCTCGCCGACCCGCTGTTCGTCGGCACCAGCACCACCGCGCAGGTCGCCGCGCGTGCCGGCGTGTCCGCCCCGAGCGTGGTCCGGGCCGCGCGCGCGATCGGCTACGACGGCTTCACCGAGCTGAAGTTGGCGATCGCCCGCGCCCGCGGTACCACCGGGTTCTTCGCCCCTCCCGCGGCGCTCACCGAGCACGCCACCACCTCGGACGTGGTCGGGTCGGCCGTGCGCACGGGCCACGACGCGCTGGCCGCGCTGGCCGGCGCGCTGGACCCGGCCGCGCTCGACGAGGCGGTCGCCGCGGTACGGCGGGCCGGCCAGGTGCTCGTCATCGGCGCGGGCACGTCCGCGGCGGTCGCCGCGGACGCCGTGTTCCGGCTGCGCGGGCTCGGTGCGCGGGCGGCGGGCATCGCGGACCACGAGTCGGCGATGATCGCGATGCGGCTGCTCGGCCCGGACGACGTCGTCATCGCCGTGAGCTCGACCGGCCGCACCTCCTCGACGGTCGGCGTCGCCGACGCCGCCTGCTCCGCCGGCGCGACGCTGATCGCGATCACCAACCAGTACGGCACGCCGCTGGCGGCCCTCGCCGACATCGCCCTGGTCGTGGGCGGTGCGCCGCTGCCCGCGCAGATGGCCGCCGCGGGCAGCCGGCTCGCCCACCTCGTCGTCGTCGACGCGCTGGCCGCCGCCCTCGCCCTGCGGGACCCGGACCGGCGGCGCCGGGCCGAGCACGCCGGGATCGACCTGCCGAACCTCTCCTGA
- a CDS encoding oxidoreductase, producing the protein MAPTEFPHHASDRPADLSERLSDRPAVAVVGPGAIGTTVAAALHEAGRTPRLYGRTARDHLQLRHDGGSVVVPGPVGIDPARGAEPADLVLLAVKATQVEAAAPWLAALCRPGTVVCVLQNGVEQEAAVGPHAPGCAVLPSVVWFPAEARPDGSVWLRGPARLTLPDVPAAAVVREALRGTRCSVELAADFTSVAWRKLLQNAAAGLMVLSGRRAGVFGRADIARLALDYLREGLQVARAEGADLSDEVPREIVDGFRSYPADLGTSILADRVAGRPLEWDTRNGVILRRGRAHGIATPISEVVVPLLAAGSEGPG; encoded by the coding sequence ATGGCTCCGACCGAGTTTCCGCACCACGCCTCCGACCGTCCCGCCGACCTGTCCGAGCGCCTCTCCGACCGTCCCGCCGTCGCCGTCGTGGGACCGGGGGCGATCGGCACCACCGTCGCCGCCGCGCTCCACGAGGCCGGCCGCACCCCGCGGTTGTACGGCCGCACCGCCCGCGACCACCTGCAACTGCGCCATGACGGGGGTTCCGTCGTGGTACCGGGGCCCGTAGGGATCGATCCGGCGCGGGGGGCGGAGCCGGCCGACCTCGTCCTCCTCGCCGTCAAGGCGACCCAGGTCGAGGCGGCGGCGCCGTGGTTGGCGGCGCTGTGCCGCCCGGGCACCGTGGTCTGCGTGCTCCAGAACGGCGTCGAGCAGGAAGCGGCCGTCGGGCCGCACGCCCCCGGGTGCGCCGTCCTGCCCTCGGTCGTGTGGTTCCCGGCCGAGGCGCGGCCCGACGGCTCGGTGTGGCTGCGCGGCCCGGCCCGGCTGACGCTGCCGGACGTGCCGGCGGCCGCGGTGGTGCGCGAGGCGCTGCGCGGCACCCGCTGCTCGGTCGAACTGGCCGCGGACTTCACCTCCGTGGCCTGGCGCAAGCTGTTGCAGAACGCGGCCGCGGGGCTGATGGTGCTCAGCGGCCGCCGGGCCGGCGTGTTCGGCCGCGCGGACATCGCCCGGCTGGCGCTGGACTACCTCCGGGAGGGCCTCCAGGTCGCCCGGGCGGAGGGCGCGGACCTGTCGGACGAGGTGCCGCGCGAGATCGTGGACGGCTTCCGGTCCTACCCGGCCGACCTGGGCACCTCCATCCTCGCGGACCGGGTGGCGGGGCGACCGCTGGAGTGGGACACCCGCAACGGCGTGATCCTGCGGCGCGGCCGCGCCCACGGGATCGCGACGCCGATCAGCGAGGTCGTGGTGCCGTTGCTGGCCGCGGGGAGCGAGGGGCCGGGGTGA
- a CDS encoding PE-PGRS family protein, which translates to MGDGRDHSMRQVNPDDLEQLAQLLDGKGPTSLGSRTEAAFRSAAALDVTSHLSSLRPLTGWAHSTGPDLRRRAALVRMDSGDLTGAFLWAGFTAQDLARYTGDKISPELELIATSVAASGDPKAMQFQRRPDENLDDWIDRLKAQALTAMPGLQPFEPAVQTFLSDYGDWKDATDAAGHVVFQGTQLTKVLLGNSFKAGWAKPWRLWAASRLQSSSVPLTDWAAARLLGMNTIRSLSAPGSWLPSKLTAGLQHIPGLNGAIRDRTSEIWDDLRLNRFMDAGRWGITPNSVIDTLVGSDKLARQFGGLTHAGTPVLRAAQADLGRVGVAAYKALRSGTAFENVAAKSRYGAALKGLATVGETAGVFRSANIVTSVAMTGISAANLVSDGNPVKAFKREGAGYVADAADTAFNASLTATLIAPTPVTFGLTIATGSVYVGAEVVQHWGDIKKGTSKATHWVDTTTSNVTHDIASSTTSVAKKLNPTHWHF; encoded by the coding sequence ATGGGAGACGGCCGCGACCACTCGATGCGCCAGGTGAACCCCGACGACCTCGAACAACTGGCGCAACTGCTCGACGGCAAGGGGCCGACCAGCCTCGGGAGCCGTACGGAGGCCGCCTTCCGCAGCGCGGCGGCGCTCGACGTCACCTCTCACCTCAGCAGCCTGCGACCGCTCACGGGGTGGGCCCACAGCACGGGGCCCGACCTGCGCCGGCGCGCGGCCCTGGTCCGGATGGACTCCGGCGATCTCACCGGCGCCTTCCTCTGGGCGGGCTTCACCGCGCAGGACCTCGCGCGGTACACGGGCGACAAGATCTCACCCGAACTGGAGCTGATCGCCACCTCCGTCGCCGCCAGCGGCGATCCGAAGGCGATGCAGTTCCAGCGCCGCCCCGACGAGAACCTCGACGACTGGATCGACCGCCTCAAGGCCCAGGCGCTCACGGCGATGCCGGGCCTCCAGCCCTTCGAGCCGGCGGTGCAGACCTTCCTCTCCGACTACGGCGACTGGAAGGACGCCACGGACGCGGCCGGCCACGTCGTCTTCCAGGGCACCCAGTTGACCAAGGTCCTGTTGGGCAATTCCTTCAAGGCGGGCTGGGCGAAGCCGTGGCGGCTGTGGGCGGCGAGCAGGCTTCAGAGCAGCAGCGTGCCCCTGACCGACTGGGCCGCCGCGAGGCTGCTCGGGATGAACACGATCCGATCGCTCAGTGCTCCCGGCTCCTGGCTGCCGAGCAAGCTGACCGCGGGACTGCAACACATCCCCGGGCTGAACGGCGCGATCCGGGACCGGACAAGTGAGATCTGGGACGACCTCCGGCTCAACCGGTTCATGGACGCCGGACGGTGGGGCATCACCCCGAACAGCGTGATCGACACCCTGGTCGGGAGCGACAAGCTGGCGCGGCAGTTCGGCGGCCTCACGCACGCGGGGACACCGGTCCTCCGGGCGGCGCAGGCCGATCTCGGCCGGGTGGGCGTCGCCGCGTACAAGGCCCTGCGCAGCGGCACCGCCTTCGAGAACGTCGCGGCCAAGAGCCGCTACGGCGCGGCCCTCAAGGGGCTGGCCACCGTCGGGGAGACGGCCGGCGTCTTCCGCAGCGCCAACATCGTCACCAGCGTGGCCATGACCGGCATCAGCGCGGCGAACCTGGTGTCGGACGGCAACCCGGTCAAGGCGTTCAAGCGCGAGGGCGCCGGATACGTCGCCGACGCGGCGGACACCGCGTTCAACGCCTCCCTCACCGCCACCCTGATCGCCCCCACACCCGTCACCTTCGGTCTCACCATCGCCACCGGCAGCGTCTACGTCGGGGCGGAGGTCGTGCAGCACTGGGGCGACATCAAGAAGGGCACGTCCAAGGCCACCCACTGGGTGGACACGACCACGAGCAACGTCACCCACGACATCGCCAGCAGCACCACATCCGTGGCGAAGAAGCTGAACCCGACCCACTGGCACTTCTAG
- a CDS encoding glycoside hydrolase family 3 C-terminal domain-containing protein, whose protein sequence is MARLAVAAATAAVALTVPMAIPAASADAGSTDSSAARPWLNTRLPLERRVDLLLARMTNAEKATLMTAVGKPSGSNATGYIPGVDRLGIPGMQFSDGPSGVRDGQPATALPSPVSLAASFDTELAQRYGTVMGTEARSRGYQVVYGPMVNIVRTPLGGRDFETLGEDPELAGDIAASEIGGIQAQGVAAQVKHFAGNNQENARTTSSSDIDERTLHEIYLPAFEKAVKDGHVWSLMCAYNKVNGTYACENAEILRDILIDEWKYDGVVDTDYPANHSTVASAEAGLDQEFAGTSYFTRLPEAVAAGQVPQSVLDDAARRILRLEFRTGQFDPRPPTTADYDADSALARTAAEDGSVLLKNSGAVLPLDPKKLTSLAVIGPNADTAVTGGGGSSQVTPYKKVDPLSGLTSRLGDGVDITSVKAGYGSGYPAIPASALSGLKGEYFANTTLSGTPAVTRDDPDIDFDWGTGSPADGIPADGFSVRWTGTVTAPATGTYTLAATSDDGSRIYLDGKLVVDNWSDHASSTVAGTPVQLTAGEPHTLRVEYYENASDASVSIGWSSPQVPDPTIQAAVDAAKGADAAVVVVGDSSSEGSDRTTLALPGNEDALIAAVAAANPKTVVVLRAGAPVLMPWLADVPAVLDMWYPGQEDGNALAALLTGDASPGGRLPVSFPRTDTQTAVAAAPGRYPAVNGVYDYSEKLDVGYRWYQDEDQTPLFPFGYGLSYTTFRLSHLTVRSPGAGALSAGSGTTAPVQLSVDVTNTGKRAGSEVVQVYLGHPAGSGEPPKELKAFAKVELAPGRTKQVRLTLGADALRVWDSATHDWTVQDGTYPIHVGESSASTPLTASVTVRHTAGVQATAVTAAPTTGAGTTQTVRQTFTNTGDSAVSGARLALSVPAGWRAAPAKGAATSFPTVRAHATVSTSWTVTAPADASAGSTTLTGRATYTLGGRRTRTGTATTVVPYATVAAAYDNEGISADSDPSTGNLDPGGYSYSATQLAAVGYTPGATVTADGLSYTWPDTRPGQPDNVAADGQVVAVGGQGARLGLLGAGVSSAHSGTVTVTYTDGTSTDIAVDFPDWYANAASGNSRLAVTTANWNRPATDTIGDHAVSLYTTGGALDPSKTVATVKLPADSGIHVFAISVG, encoded by the coding sequence ATGGCAAGGCTCGCGGTCGCCGCTGCGACCGCCGCGGTCGCTCTGACCGTACCGATGGCGATTCCGGCGGCGTCCGCCGACGCGGGGAGCACGGACAGCTCCGCCGCGCGGCCCTGGCTGAACACCCGGCTCCCGCTGGAGAGACGGGTCGACCTGCTGCTGGCGCGGATGACCAACGCGGAGAAGGCCACGCTGATGACCGCCGTCGGCAAGCCCAGCGGTTCGAACGCGACCGGCTACATCCCCGGCGTGGACCGCCTCGGCATCCCCGGCATGCAGTTCAGCGACGGCCCCAGCGGCGTGCGCGACGGCCAGCCGGCGACCGCGCTGCCGTCTCCGGTCTCGCTGGCCGCGTCCTTCGACACCGAACTGGCGCAGCGGTACGGCACGGTGATGGGCACCGAGGCCAGGTCCCGCGGCTACCAGGTCGTCTACGGCCCGATGGTGAACATCGTGCGCACCCCGCTGGGCGGCCGCGACTTCGAGACGCTCGGCGAGGACCCCGAACTCGCCGGCGACATCGCGGCCTCGGAGATCGGCGGCATCCAGGCCCAGGGGGTCGCCGCGCAGGTCAAGCACTTCGCCGGCAACAACCAGGAGAACGCCCGCACGACGTCCAGTTCGGACATCGACGAGCGCACGCTGCACGAGATCTACCTGCCCGCCTTCGAGAAGGCGGTCAAGGACGGCCACGTCTGGTCCCTGATGTGCGCGTACAACAAGGTCAACGGCACCTACGCGTGCGAGAACGCGGAGATCCTGCGGGACATCCTGATCGACGAGTGGAAGTACGACGGGGTGGTGGACACCGACTACCCCGCCAACCACAGCACCGTCGCCTCCGCCGAGGCGGGCCTGGACCAGGAGTTCGCCGGCACCAGCTACTTCACCCGGCTGCCCGAGGCCGTCGCCGCCGGGCAGGTGCCGCAGTCGGTGCTCGACGACGCGGCCCGGCGCATCCTGCGCCTGGAGTTCCGCACCGGGCAGTTCGACCCGCGCCCGCCGACGACGGCCGACTACGACGCGGACAGCGCGCTCGCCCGGACCGCCGCCGAGGACGGCAGCGTGCTGCTGAAGAACAGCGGCGCGGTGCTCCCGCTCGACCCGAAGAAGCTCACCTCGCTCGCCGTGATCGGCCCGAACGCCGACACCGCGGTCACCGGGGGCGGCGGCAGCTCGCAGGTCACCCCGTACAAGAAGGTCGATCCGCTCAGCGGGCTGACCTCGCGGCTGGGCGACGGGGTGGACATCACCTCGGTCAAGGCCGGCTACGGCAGCGGCTACCCGGCGATCCCGGCGTCCGCGCTGAGCGGGCTGAAGGGCGAGTACTTCGCCAACACCACGCTCAGCGGCACCCCGGCCGTCACCCGCGACGACCCGGACATCGACTTCGACTGGGGCACCGGCTCGCCGGCCGACGGCATCCCGGCCGACGGGTTCTCCGTCCGCTGGACCGGCACGGTCACCGCGCCCGCCACCGGCACCTACACCCTCGCCGCGACCAGCGACGACGGCAGCCGGATCTACCTCGACGGCAAACTGGTCGTCGACAACTGGAGCGACCACGCCTCCAGCACGGTCGCCGGCACGCCGGTCCAGCTCACCGCGGGCGAGCCGCACACCCTGCGGGTGGAGTACTACGAGAACGCCTCCGACGCGTCGGTGAGCATCGGGTGGTCCTCGCCGCAGGTGCCGGACCCGACGATCCAGGCCGCGGTGGACGCCGCGAAGGGCGCGGACGCCGCGGTCGTGGTGGTCGGCGACTCCTCCAGCGAGGGCTCGGACCGCACCACGCTGGCGCTGCCCGGCAACGAGGACGCCCTGATCGCGGCCGTGGCGGCCGCGAACCCGAAGACGGTCGTGGTGCTGCGGGCCGGGGCCCCGGTCCTGATGCCGTGGCTCGCCGACGTGCCCGCGGTGCTCGACATGTGGTATCCGGGCCAGGAGGACGGCAACGCGCTCGCCGCGCTGCTGACCGGTGACGCCTCGCCCGGCGGCCGACTGCCGGTCAGCTTCCCGCGCACCGACACCCAGACCGCGGTCGCCGCGGCCCCCGGCCGCTACCCGGCGGTGAACGGCGTCTACGACTACAGCGAGAAGCTCGACGTGGGCTACCGGTGGTACCAGGACGAGGACCAGACGCCGCTCTTCCCGTTCGGCTACGGCTTGTCCTACACCACCTTCCGCCTCTCCCACCTCACCGTCCGCTCGCCCGGTGCGGGCGCGCTGAGCGCCGGCAGCGGCACCACCGCGCCGGTGCAGTTGTCGGTGGACGTCACCAACACCGGCAAGCGCGCCGGCTCCGAGGTCGTGCAGGTCTACCTCGGGCACCCGGCAGGCTCGGGCGAACCCCCGAAGGAGCTGAAGGCGTTCGCCAAGGTGGAGCTGGCGCCCGGCCGGACGAAGCAGGTCCGCCTCACCCTCGGCGCCGACGCGTTGCGGGTGTGGGACAGCGCCACCCACGACTGGACGGTGCAGGACGGCACCTATCCGATCCACGTCGGCGAGTCCTCCGCCAGCACCCCGCTCACCGCGTCGGTGACCGTCCGCCACACGGCCGGTGTCCAGGCCACCGCCGTCACCGCCGCGCCCACCACCGGCGCGGGCACCACCCAGACCGTGCGGCAGACGTTCACCAACACCGGTGACTCCGCGGTGTCCGGGGCCCGGCTCGCGCTGTCCGTGCCGGCCGGCTGGCGCGCGGCCCCCGCCAAGGGAGCCGCCACGTCGTTCCCGACGGTGCGCGCCCACGCCACGGTCAGCACCTCGTGGACGGTGACCGCCCCCGCGGACGCGTCCGCCGGGTCCACCACGCTCACCGGCAGGGCGACCTACACCCTGGGCGGGCGGCGGACCAGGACCGGCACCGCCACCACGGTGGTGCCGTACGCCACCGTCGCGGCCGCCTACGACAACGAGGGGATCAGCGCCGACAGCGACCCGTCGACCGGGAACCTCGACCCGGGCGGCTACAGCTACTCCGCCACCCAGCTCGCGGCGGTCGGCTACACCCCGGGCGCCACGGTCACGGCGGACGGGCTGTCCTACACCTGGCCGGACACCCGGCCCGGGCAGCCGGACAACGTGGCGGCGGACGGCCAGGTCGTCGCGGTGGGGGGCCAGGGCGCGAGGCTGGGCCTGCTCGGCGCCGGCGTCAGCTCCGCGCACTCCGGCACGGTCACCGTCACCTACACCGACGGCACCAGCACGGACATCGCGGTGGACTTCCCCGACTGGTACGCCAACGCGGCCAGTGGCAACAGCCGGTTGGCGGTCACGACCGCGAACTGGAACCGGCCGGCCACCGACACCATCGGCGACCACGCGGTGAGCCTCTACACCACCGGCGGCGCCCTCGACCCGTCGAAGACGGTGGCGACGGTCAAACTGCCGGCCGACTCCGGCATCCACGTGTTCGCGATCTCGGTGGGCTGA